One part of the Olleya sp. YS genome encodes these proteins:
- a CDS encoding ATP-binding protein — protein MKEHFSTTFSRMLALISITGILFLTLCLVSIFFLDNHYNTAIIILMASFIVILTIYAITYKTLINKPLSLITKILENNDEVAISELQKFSTEFSHIGDLFISNNKQKEELKNAKEKAEESELLKSSFLTNLSHEIRTPMNAILGFSDILSTQQLSETEKNEYIEVITRSGKNLVSIIDDLIEMSKIDTNQVKPNFGAFNLDEVLHDIKKTVEITIPKDKPLQIFLDQPNHPVVYQFITDETKFRQIIVNLVNNAVKYSEKGVVNFGYKINPDDNALEFYIKDTGIGMSKEDSKNIFNRFNRIQNDHTINLSGLGLGLAISKAYIEMLGGKIWLESEENVGTTFTFTIPLKLNGLPITPKKEIELNPVDKVKPLTILIAEDNNINFMLIKRVMDIRKYTVLRANNGIEAVKICRENDSIQLVIMDLKMPLMGGFEAKKIIKSFRPYLPIIAHTAYSSAEINSEVYDAGFIDCISKPLDKTKLFRVIDRIEHLTPDPIMSKLIYS, from the coding sequence ATGAAAGAACATTTTTCTACTACTTTTAGTAGAATGCTAGCTTTAATTTCTATAACTGGTATTCTATTTCTAACACTTTGCTTAGTTTCTATTTTTTTCTTAGACAATCATTATAATACAGCTATCATTATTCTAATGGCAAGTTTTATAGTCATTCTTACAATATATGCTATTACTTATAAAACGTTAATCAATAAACCATTAAGTTTAATTACTAAAATTTTAGAAAATAATGATGAAGTTGCAATCTCTGAGCTTCAGAAATTTTCTACTGAGTTTTCACATATTGGTGACTTATTTATAAGTAATAATAAGCAAAAAGAAGAGCTTAAAAATGCTAAAGAAAAAGCTGAAGAAAGTGAATTATTAAAATCGTCTTTTTTAACTAATCTATCACATGAGATTAGAACACCAATGAATGCTATTTTAGGGTTTTCTGATATTTTGAGTACACAACAATTATCTGAAACTGAAAAAAACGAATACATTGAGGTTATTACACGTAGTGGTAAAAATTTAGTATCCATTATTGACGACTTGATAGAAATGTCTAAAATTGACACCAACCAGGTTAAGCCAAATTTTGGAGCTTTTAATTTAGATGAAGTATTACATGATATTAAAAAAACAGTAGAAATTACAATACCAAAAGACAAGCCTTTACAGATATTTTTAGACCAACCAAATCACCCTGTTGTCTATCAATTTATAACAGACGAAACTAAGTTTAGACAAATAATTGTCAATTTAGTTAATAATGCTGTTAAGTATTCTGAAAAAGGAGTTGTTAATTTTGGATATAAAATTAATCCTGACGATAATGCTTTGGAGTTTTACATTAAAGATACTGGTATTGGTATGTCTAAAGAGGATTCTAAAAACATTTTTAATAGATTTAATAGAATACAAAACGATCACACCATAAACTTAAGTGGATTAGGCTTAGGGTTAGCTATATCTAAAGCTTATATAGAAATGTTAGGCGGAAAAATATGGTTAGAATCTGAAGAAAACGTTGGAACTACATTTACATTTACCATTCCCTTAAAATTAAACGGATTACCTATTACACCTAAAAAAGAGATTGAATTAAATCCAGTTGATAAGGTAAAACCATTAACTATACTTATTGCTGAGGATAATAATATTAATTTTATGCTTATTAAGCGTGTCATGGATATTAGAAAATACACTGTATTAAGAGCTAATAATGGTATTGAAGCTGTTAAAATATGTAGAGAAAATGATTCTATCCAACTTGTCATTATGGATTTAAAAATGCCACTAATGGGTGGTTTTGAAGCCAAAAAAATAATTAAAAGCTTTAGACCTTATTTACCAATTATAGCACATACAGCTTATTCATCTGCAGAAATTAACAGCGAAGTCTATGATGCTGGATTTATAGATTGTATATCTAAACCTTTAGATAAAACAAAATTATTTAGAGTCATTGATAGGATTGAACATTTAACACCAGATCCTATTATGAGTAAATTAATTTATAGCTAA
- the gyrB gene encoding DNA topoisomerase (ATP-hydrolyzing) subunit B, with the protein MSEKKEEFNKHNYSADSIQALEGMEHVRMRPSMYIGDVGVRGLHHLVYEVVDNSIDEALAGHCNNITVTINEDNSITTEDDGRGIPVDIHKKEGISALEVVMTKIGAGGKFDKDSYKVSGGLHGVGVSCVNALSEHLRATVYRDGKIWEQEYERGKSLYPVKAIGETDKRGTTVTFKPDSTIFTQTLEYSYDTLASRMRELAYLNKGITVHLVDKRHKKEDGSFEGETFHSEEGLKEFIKFLDGNREPLMNDVISFEGEKNGVPVEVAMVYNTSYAENLHSYVNNINTHEGGTHLSGFRRGLTHTLKKYADESGMLDKLKFDIAGDDFREGLTAIVSVKVQEPQFEGQTKTKLGNREVSAAVSQSVSEMLTNYLEEHPDDAKTIVQKVILAAQARHAAQKAREMVQRKTVMSIGGLPGKLSDCSEQDPAKCEVYLVEGDSAGGTAKQGRDRAFQAILPLRGKILNVEKAMTHKVFENEEIKNIFTALGVTIGTEEDSKALNLSKLRYHKIVIMCDADIDGSHIETLILTFFFRYMKELIENGHIYIATPPLYLVKKGNKKQYAWNDEERQAIMEEFGESAKIQRYKGLGEMNAEQLWDTTMNPEFRTLRQIHIDNGVEADRVFSMLMGDEVPPRREFIEKNAIYANIDA; encoded by the coding sequence ATGAGTGAAAAAAAAGAAGAGTTTAATAAGCATAATTATTCGGCTGACAGTATCCAAGCTTTAGAGGGAATGGAGCACGTACGTATGCGTCCTTCCATGTATATTGGAGATGTTGGAGTACGTGGTTTACACCATTTAGTGTATGAGGTTGTTGATAACTCTATTGACGAAGCATTAGCTGGACATTGTAATAATATTACAGTAACCATTAACGAAGATAATTCAATAACTACAGAAGATGATGGACGTGGTATTCCTGTAGATATTCATAAAAAAGAAGGGATTTCGGCACTAGAAGTTGTAATGACTAAAATAGGTGCAGGAGGTAAGTTTGATAAAGATTCTTATAAAGTTTCTGGTGGACTTCACGGAGTTGGTGTAAGTTGTGTAAATGCATTATCAGAACACTTAAGAGCAACGGTTTACAGAGACGGAAAAATTTGGGAGCAAGAGTATGAAAGAGGTAAGTCGTTATATCCTGTAAAGGCTATTGGCGAAACTGATAAAAGAGGGACTACAGTAACCTTTAAACCAGATTCAACTATTTTTACCCAAACTCTTGAATATAGCTATGATACGCTAGCTAGTAGAATGCGAGAATTAGCCTATTTAAATAAAGGAATTACCGTTCATTTAGTAGATAAAAGACATAAAAAAGAAGATGGATCTTTTGAAGGTGAAACCTTTCATTCTGAAGAAGGACTAAAAGAGTTTATCAAGTTTTTAGATGGTAACAGAGAACCTTTAATGAATGATGTTATTTCTTTTGAAGGTGAAAAAAATGGCGTACCAGTAGAAGTGGCAATGGTTTATAATACTAGCTACGCAGAAAACTTACACTCTTATGTAAATAATATTAATACACACGAAGGTGGTACGCACCTGTCAGGATTTAGACGTGGTTTAACACATACACTTAAAAAGTATGCAGACGAGTCTGGTATGTTAGACAAATTAAAGTTTGATATTGCAGGAGACGATTTTCGTGAAGGACTGACAGCAATTGTGTCTGTAAAAGTACAAGAGCCACAATTTGAAGGTCAAACTAAAACCAAATTAGGTAACCGAGAGGTGTCTGCAGCAGTTAGCCAGTCCGTATCAGAGATGTTAACTAATTATTTAGAAGAACATCCAGACGATGCCAAAACTATCGTGCAAAAGGTTATTTTAGCAGCGCAAGCACGTCACGCAGCACAAAAAGCGCGTGAAATGGTGCAACGTAAAACGGTAATGAGTATTGGTGGTTTACCAGGAAAGTTATCTGATTGCTCAGAGCAAGATCCAGCAAAATGTGAGGTGTACTTAGTAGAGGGTGATTCGGCAGGTGGAACTGCAAAACAAGGTCGTGATAGAGCTTTTCAAGCTATTTTACCATTGCGTGGTAAAATTCTGAATGTGGAAAAAGCAATGACACATAAAGTATTTGAAAATGAGGAAATTAAAAACATTTTTACTGCTTTAGGTGTTACTATTGGAACTGAAGAAGATAGTAAAGCATTGAATCTTTCAAAATTAAGATACCATAAAATTGTAATTATGTGTGATGCCGATATCGATGGATCACACATTGAAACTTTAATTCTGACATTCTTCTTTAGATACATGAAAGAATTAATTGAAAATGGTCACATTTATATTGCAACTCCTCCTTTATATTTAGTGAAGAAAGGTAATAAAAAGCAATATGCATGGAATGATGAAGAGCGTCAAGCCATTATGGAAGAGTTTGGTGAATCTGCCAAAATACAACGTTATAAAGGTCTTGGAGAGATGAATGCTGAGCAATTATGGGATACAACCATGAATCCTGAGTTTAGAACATTGCGTCAAATCCATATAGACAATGGTGTAGAAGCGGATCGCGTATTTTCTATGTTAATGGGTGACGAAGTACCACCTAGACGTGAATTTATAGAGAAAAATGCTATTTACGCAAATATTGATGCCTAA
- a CDS encoding DUF6588 family protein → MKKCILLSLGFICSLTLTAQENLNDLLAAGVSDAKKFSTDYLLPATDGLAYGVSAGWFNNAKTSKKYGFELSIIGNATFIKDESKSFTLNVSDYENIRFPDNAPSKSVATALGHNDPDITIIVTYDDPIFGNQEVELTLPTGIGAANVNLIPTAFLQGSFSVFKGTQLKARFFPKVETEDAKIGLYGVGLQQEFTAWLPEESKFPLAISGLIAYTHLDGNYDFTNTEIIDGEDQQVQTKLNSLLFQVIAGTNFKVFNVYGSLGYLSAKSTTDLLGTYRVSNGILFSEEIVDPFSVESETNGVTATFGGNLKLGFFGLNASYTFAEFDAASIGINFIF, encoded by the coding sequence ATGAAAAAATGTATATTACTAAGTTTAGGATTTATTTGTAGTCTTACTTTAACTGCTCAAGAAAACTTAAACGATCTATTAGCTGCAGGTGTCAGTGATGCTAAAAAATTCTCTACAGATTATTTATTACCTGCAACAGATGGTTTGGCGTATGGTGTTAGTGCTGGTTGGTTTAATAATGCAAAAACATCAAAAAAATATGGTTTTGAATTATCAATTATTGGTAATGCAACGTTTATTAAAGACGAAAGCAAATCTTTTACATTAAATGTATCAGATTACGAAAACATTAGGTTTCCAGACAATGCACCCTCAAAATCGGTAGCAACTGCTTTAGGACATAATGATCCAGATATTACTATTATTGTAACTTATGATGACCCTATTTTTGGAAATCAAGAAGTCGAGTTAACCTTACCTACCGGAATTGGAGCAGCAAATGTCAATTTAATACCTACCGCTTTTTTACAAGGAAGTTTTTCTGTGTTTAAAGGTACCCAATTAAAAGCTAGATTTTTTCCTAAAGTTGAAACCGAGGATGCGAAAATTGGCTTATACGGTGTTGGACTACAACAAGAATTTACAGCTTGGTTACCAGAGGAAAGTAAGTTTCCGTTAGCTATTTCTGGATTAATTGCATATACACATTTAGATGGTAATTATGACTTTACAAATACAGAAATTATAGATGGAGAAGACCAACAAGTGCAAACAAAATTAAATAGTTTATTGTTTCAAGTCATTGCTGGCACTAATTTTAAGGTTTTTAATGTTTATGGTTCACTTGGATATTTAAGTGCTAAATCAACCACAGATTTACTAGGGACCTACAGAGTGTCTAATGGTATTTTGTTTTCAGAAGAAATCGTTGATCCATTTTCTGTAGAATCAGAAACTAATGGTGTCACAGCAACATTTGGAGGAAATTTAAAATTAGGATTTTTTGGGTTAAACGCCTCTTATACTTTTGCAGAATTTGATGCTGCATCTATAGGAATTAATTTCATCTTCTAG
- the mdh gene encoding malate dehydrogenase: protein MKVTVVGAGAVGASCAEYIAIKDFASEVVLLDIKEGFAEGKAMDLMQTASLNGFDTKITGVTNDYTKTANSDICVITSGIPRKPGMTREELIGINAGIVKSVSSSLIQHSPNTIIIVVSNPMDTMTYLVHKTTSLPKNRIIGMGGALDSARFKYRLAEALGAPISDVDGMVIGGHSDKGMVPLTAHATRNSVKVSEFLSEDRLNQVKEDTKVGGATLTKLLGTSAWYAPGAAVSGLVQAIACDQKKMFPCSVLLEGEYGLNDLCIGVPVILGRNGIEKIVEIDLSDAEKAHMKESAEGVSKTNGLLEL from the coding sequence ATGAAAGTAACAGTAGTTGGAGCAGGAGCAGTAGGAGCAAGTTGTGCAGAATATATAGCAATAAAAGACTTTGCATCAGAAGTGGTTTTATTAGACATTAAAGAAGGTTTTGCAGAAGGTAAAGCGATGGACTTAATGCAAACCGCTTCATTAAACGGTTTTGATACCAAAATAACAGGTGTAACAAACGACTATACAAAAACTGCAAATAGTGATATTTGTGTTATCACATCAGGTATACCTCGTAAGCCAGGTATGACTCGTGAAGAGTTAATTGGCATCAATGCTGGGATTGTAAAATCAGTATCTTCAAGCTTAATCCAACACTCTCCAAATACTATTATAATCGTGGTAAGTAATCCAATGGATACTATGACGTATTTAGTACATAAAACCACAAGCTTACCAAAAAACAGAATTATTGGAATGGGTGGTGCTTTAGACTCTGCTCGTTTTAAATACAGATTAGCAGAAGCTTTAGGTGCACCTATTAGTGATGTAGACGGAATGGTTATTGGAGGACATTCAGACAAAGGAATGGTGCCACTAACTGCACATGCGACCAGAAACAGTGTAAAAGTATCAGAATTTTTATCTGAAGATCGATTAAATCAAGTCAAAGAAGATACTAAAGTAGGAGGTGCAACCTTAACTAAATTATTAGGGACATCTGCTTGGTATGCTCCAGGAGCTGCAGTAAGCGGATTAGTACAAGCAATTGCTTGTGACCAGAAAAAAATGTTTCCGTGCTCTGTGTTATTAGAAGGAGAATATGGTTTAAACGATTTATGTATTGGTGTACCAGTAATTTTAGGTCGTAATGGTATCGAAAAAATAGTAGAAATAGATCTTAGCGATGCCGAAAAAGCGCATATGAAAGAAAGTGCAGAAGGTGTTTCTAAAACTAATGGATTATTAGAATTATAA
- the secDF gene encoding protein translocase subunit SecDF encodes MQNKGLVKLFAVLFGLVSIYQLSFTFKNNAIESNAAELAESKIEASAEDRSAKVNEFATNYLDSLATSKETVFLGNTYGEVKQNSMKLGLDLKGGLEAILQISVKDILLGLSNQSKNPKFRKALDDADEIQKNSQNTYLEDFFVAFDAIKGDTKLASPDIFANRSMVGEIDLNMSDDDTKAVLETKMDDYIVSAFEVLRKRVDEFGVTSPNIQRLGNSGRVLLELPGVKDVERATELITTTAQLEFWEGLKAEQFTTFLAQANDVIKAKEKSSTEDEEATTEEQEMTEAEKAIAELTGEENEVVNVVNPLSDLLVTPGYGATLAMVKLSDREQVANYLAMPEVKALLPGELKYTKFLFGKPTEDSELVELFVLKGNRDNEPPLSGAVVTDARQSYNQANKVVVSMQMDSKGAKIWEKMTGDAFKTQSQIAVVLDDIVYSAPTSTSGPIAGGSTEISGSFTLSEATDLANVLRAGKLPASAEIIQSSVVGPSLGQEAIDSGTMSFGIALALVLLWMVFYYGKAGLFADIAMLFNILLIFGILSGIGAVLTLPGIAGIVLTIGMSVDANVLIFERIREELTKGKDQKSAIQDGFSNALSSILDANITTGLTALILFIFGTGPIKGFATTLLIGIGTSLFTAIFITRLLVDWYVNRGGKLDFATGLTKNLFRNINIAFLSKRKVAYVVSGIALVASLASLTINGLDQGIDFVGGRTTQVRFAEPVSAVEIEGILASPDVFGSATVKTVGDDNNLKISTKYKVNETANEVDEEIRTKMYDALQPYLKGVSFEEFKDLSKENKQVGIMDQYKVSPSIADDIKQASFWAVLGSLVVVFLYILFRFKRWQFSLGAVAAVFHDVIIVLGVFSITYKFMPFSMEIDQAFIAAILTVIGYSLNDTVVVFDRIREFFNEHTNWPFNKVIDSSLSSTLSRTLNTSLTTLVVLLAIFIFGGESIRGFMFALIIGVIVGTYSSLFIATPIMYDSVKKGNAADALKKKEEVIDETVVK; translated from the coding sequence ATGCAAAATAAAGGATTAGTAAAATTATTTGCAGTATTGTTTGGATTGGTAAGTATTTACCAATTATCATTCACGTTTAAAAATAACGCGATTGAGAGCAATGCAGCTGAATTGGCAGAAAGTAAAATTGAAGCCTCAGCAGAAGACCGTTCTGCTAAAGTAAACGAATTTGCAACGAACTATTTAGATTCGTTAGCCACTTCAAAAGAAACGGTATTTTTAGGTAACACTTACGGAGAAGTTAAGCAAAACTCAATGAAGTTAGGTCTTGACCTTAAAGGAGGTTTAGAAGCTATACTTCAAATATCAGTAAAGGATATCTTACTTGGATTATCAAATCAAAGTAAAAATCCAAAATTTAGAAAAGCATTAGATGATGCGGACGAGATCCAAAAAAATAGCCAAAACACCTATTTAGAAGATTTCTTTGTGGCTTTTGATGCGATTAAAGGTGATACTAAATTAGCCTCTCCAGATATCTTTGCAAACCGTTCTATGGTTGGAGAGATTGATTTAAATATGTCTGATGACGATACTAAAGCAGTATTAGAAACAAAAATGGACGATTATATTGTCTCTGCTTTTGAAGTATTACGTAAACGTGTTGATGAGTTTGGGGTAACATCTCCAAATATCCAACGTTTAGGTAACTCTGGACGAGTATTATTAGAATTACCAGGAGTAAAAGATGTAGAGCGTGCAACAGAGTTAATTACAACAACTGCACAATTAGAATTCTGGGAAGGTCTAAAAGCGGAACAGTTTACAACATTTTTAGCACAAGCTAATGACGTTATAAAAGCCAAAGAAAAATCTAGCACAGAAGACGAAGAAGCGACTACTGAAGAGCAAGAAATGACTGAAGCTGAAAAAGCTATTGCAGAATTAACAGGTGAAGAAAATGAAGTTGTAAACGTTGTTAATCCATTAAGTGATTTATTAGTAACTCCTGGATATGGAGCGACTTTGGCAATGGTTAAACTATCTGACAGAGAACAAGTAGCAAACTACTTAGCAATGCCAGAAGTTAAAGCATTATTACCTGGCGAATTAAAATACACTAAGTTTTTATTTGGGAAGCCAACTGAAGATAGTGAGTTAGTAGAATTATTTGTTTTAAAAGGAAACAGAGATAATGAGCCACCATTAAGTGGAGCAGTAGTTACAGATGCACGTCAATCTTACAACCAAGCAAACAAAGTGGTTGTAAGTATGCAGATGGATAGTAAAGGTGCTAAGATTTGGGAAAAAATGACAGGTGATGCCTTTAAAACCCAAAGTCAAATTGCAGTGGTCTTAGATGATATTGTATATTCTGCACCAACATCTACATCAGGACCAATTGCTGGAGGAAGCACTGAGATTTCTGGAAGTTTTACCTTAAGTGAAGCTACAGATTTAGCTAACGTATTACGTGCTGGTAAGTTACCTGCAAGTGCAGAGATTATTCAAAGTAGTGTGGTTGGACCATCTTTAGGTCAAGAAGCTATAGATAGTGGAACTATGTCTTTTGGTATTGCATTAGCATTAGTATTATTATGGATGGTATTTTACTATGGTAAAGCAGGTTTATTTGCTGATATTGCCATGTTATTTAACATCTTATTAATTTTTGGAATTCTGTCAGGTATTGGAGCAGTATTAACACTTCCAGGTATTGCAGGTATTGTCTTAACTATTGGTATGTCTGTGGATGCCAACGTACTTATCTTTGAGCGTATTAGAGAAGAGCTCACTAAAGGTAAAGACCAGAAATCTGCTATTCAAGATGGATTTAGTAATGCCTTATCATCTATTTTAGATGCTAACATTACAACAGGTTTAACTGCATTAATCTTATTTATTTTTGGTACTGGACCAATTAAAGGTTTTGCAACAACATTATTAATAGGTATTGGTACGTCGTTATTTACAGCCATTTTTATTACTAGATTATTAGTAGATTGGTATGTAAACAGAGGCGGTAAATTAGACTTTGCAACAGGATTAACTAAAAACTTATTTAGAAACATTAATATCGCTTTCCTTTCAAAACGTAAAGTCGCTTATGTTGTGTCAGGTATTGCTTTAGTTGCAAGTTTAGCGTCATTAACAATTAATGGTTTAGATCAAGGTATTGACTTTGTTGGAGGACGTACTACACAAGTGCGTTTTGCAGAACCAGTTAGTGCAGTAGAAATTGAAGGTATTTTAGCATCACCAGACGTATTTGGTAGTGCAACAGTAAAAACTGTTGGAGATGATAATAATTTAAAAATTTCTACTAAATATAAAGTTAACGAAACTGCAAACGAGGTTGACGAAGAAATAAGAACTAAGATGTATGATGCTTTACAGCCTTATCTTAAAGGTGTTTCTTTTGAAGAGTTTAAAGATCTATCAAAAGAAAACAAGCAAGTTGGTATTATGGATCAATACAAAGTAAGTCCATCTATTGCAGACGATATTAAGCAAGCGTCATTCTGGGCAGTTTTAGGATCTTTAGTAGTGGTGTTCTTATATATCTTATTCCGTTTTAAAAGATGGCAATTCTCTTTAGGTGCAGTAGCAGCAGTATTCCACGATGTTATCATTGTATTAGGAGTATTCTCTATTACCTACAAGTTTATGCCTTTCTCTATGGAAATCGACCAAGCTTTTATAGCAGCAATCCTAACCGTAATTGGTTACTCGCTGAATGATACAGTAGTTGTATTTGATAGAATTAGAGAATTTTTTAACGAGCATACCAACTGGCCATTCAATAAAGTCATTGATAGCTCATTAAGTAGTACATTAAGTCGTACGTTAAATACGTCTTTAACAACCTTAGTGGTGTTATTAGCCATCTTTATTTTTGGTGGAGAGTCTATTAGAGGCTTCATGTTTGCCTTAATTATTGGTGTTATAGTAGGTACCTACTCATCTTTATTTATTGCAACACCAATCATGTACGATTCGGTTAAAAAAGGAAATGCAGCAGACGCATTAAAAAAGAAAGAAGAAGTTATTGACGAAACAGTAGTCAAGTAG
- a CDS encoding DUF192 domain-containing protein yields the protein MTHYIKSSLLILCVTLVVNLTSCKEEKVIEPIKVDFKKEGELTLFKGTTDTIIKVFNIEIAKTDYDIQTGLMYRDSMKDNQGMLFVFNDVRERSFYMKNTRIPLDLIFFDHNKRIVSFQENAKPMDESSLPSNTPAQFVLEVNAGTAQKLLLDVGDKMDYFEYKLVE from the coding sequence ATGACACATTATATCAAATCTTCTCTACTTATTTTATGCGTTACGCTAGTTGTTAACTTGACGTCTTGTAAAGAAGAGAAAGTAATAGAGCCTATTAAAGTAGATTTTAAAAAAGAAGGTGAACTCACCCTTTTTAAAGGTACCACAGATACTATTATAAAAGTATTTAATATAGAAATTGCTAAAACAGATTACGACATCCAAACAGGATTAATGTATCGTGATAGCATGAAAGATAATCAAGGGATGTTGTTTGTGTTTAATGATGTTAGAGAGCGTTCGTTTTACATGAAAAATACACGTATCCCATTAGACCTTATCTTTTTTGACCATAACAAGCGTATTGTTAGTTTCCAAGAGAATGCTAAACCTATGGACGAAAGTAGTTTACCATCCAATACACCTGCACAATTTGTATTAGAAGTTAATGCAGGCACTGCACAAAAACTACTTCTTGATGTTGGTGATAAAATGGACTATTTTGAGTATAAGTTAGTGGAATAA
- the lgt gene encoding prolipoprotein diacylglyceryl transferase, producing the protein MYLLKFDWNPLTGIDIVGNFKIHFYSLMWIVAFVLGHAIMKRIFKRENIKLEYLDPLFIYTVLATMLGARMGHVIFYQPELFTQDPLSVILPFKFAGGFEFQGFQGLASHGAAIGIIAGMYLYRKKYNYKSLMWILDRIVIPVASGAVFIRIGNFINSEIIGKVTDSDYGVRFIQNFYNKYEIVEKTGIKDVKKAYASITENSNMSQLLEAVPYRHPAQLYESFSYIFVFLILWFVYTKTAKKDQTGFLFGLFLVLLWTVRFFVEYVKEPQGDEFINWFGLNTGQWLSIPFILIGLYFMFVFKPKTKVN; encoded by the coding sequence ATGTACTTACTTAAATTCGATTGGAATCCATTAACAGGAATCGATATTGTTGGAAATTTCAAAATTCATTTTTATAGCTTAATGTGGATTGTTGCATTTGTCCTTGGACATGCTATTATGAAACGTATTTTTAAACGCGAAAACATCAAGTTAGAGTATTTAGACCCTTTATTTATTTACACCGTTTTAGCCACTATGTTAGGTGCAAGAATGGGTCATGTTATATTTTATCAACCCGAATTATTTACACAAGATCCATTAAGTGTTATTTTACCGTTTAAGTTTGCAGGTGGTTTTGAGTTTCAAGGATTTCAAGGATTAGCCAGTCATGGTGCAGCAATTGGGATAATTGCTGGTATGTATTTATACCGAAAAAAATACAATTACAAATCGTTAATGTGGATTTTAGATCGCATAGTTATACCTGTAGCTTCTGGTGCTGTGTTTATTAGAATTGGAAACTTTATTAATTCTGAAATTATTGGAAAAGTAACAGATAGCGACTATGGTGTACGTTTTATACAAAACTTTTATAACAAATATGAGATTGTAGAAAAAACAGGAATTAAAGATGTAAAAAAGGCTTATGCATCTATCACTGAAAATTCTAATATGTCTCAATTATTAGAAGCTGTACCTTACCGTCATCCTGCACAATTATACGAATCATTTAGTTATATTTTTGTGTTTTTAATTTTGTGGTTTGTGTATACTAAAACCGCAAAAAAAGATCAAACCGGATTTTTATTTGGGCTATTTTTAGTTCTTCTTTGGACAGTTAGATTTTTTGTAGAATATGTAAAAGAACCTCAAGGCGACGAATTTATAAACTGGTTTGGACTAAATACAGGACAATGGTTAAGTATCCCATTTATTTTAATAGGCTTGTATTTTATGTTTGTATTTAAACCAAAAACAAAAGTTAATTAA
- the yidD gene encoding membrane protein insertion efficiency factor YidD — protein MKKLLIAPFLFLIKVYQTLISPFTPATCRYQPTCSHYTKEALLKHGLLKGGRLSLKRIFSCHPWGGSGFDPVP, from the coding sequence ATGAAAAAACTATTAATCGCACCATTCTTATTTTTAATAAAGGTTTATCAAACCCTTATCTCTCCATTTACTCCAGCAACCTGTAGATACCAACCAACATGCTCACATTACACCAAAGAAGCATTATTAAAACACGGATTATTAAAAGGTGGACGATTAAGCCTAAAACGTATTTTTAGTTGTCATCCATGGGGAGGAAGTGGTTTTGATCCTGTACCTTAA